A stretch of the Uranotaenia lowii strain MFRU-FL chromosome 3, ASM2978415v1, whole genome shotgun sequence genome encodes the following:
- the LOC129758036 gene encoding nuclear pore complex protein Nup205-like gives MSAPKMKSVRVWCLESEASETFSVNEVECGQELQEQQHKTGTVCLELQYKKAIIYRLRGVCGSRAPPNLAHHLLGFDLSKELLLTNLQQPGVLPEQLQLILMLDQALEEGQLNPPAQELLIEHG, from the exons ATGAGCGCACCAAAAATGAAATCCGTCAGGGTTTGGTGTTTGGAAAGCGAAGCATCAGAAACATTCTCGGTGAATGAAGTTGAATGTGGTCAGGAACTACAGGAGCAGCAGCACAAAACAGGCACCGTTTGTTTGGAGCTGCAGTACAAGAAAGCCATCATATACCGGCTGCGGGGTGTTTGCGGCAGCAGAGCACCCCCCAATTTGGCACACCATCTGCTTGGCTTTGACCTGAGCAAAGAACTGCTACTCACCAATTTGCAGCAACCGGGGGTGCTTCCCGAGCAACTGCAGCTTATTTTGATGCTGGATCAAGCCTTGGAGGAAG gccaACTCAATCCTCCAGCCCAAGAGCTACTGATCGAGCACGGCTGA